The sequence below is a genomic window from Oreochromis aureus strain Israel breed Guangdong linkage group 12, ZZ_aureus, whole genome shotgun sequence.
cgagttttgagatgtgagagatttgtgacgtttggcgtgtttggagtgtgtagttaatgtgttgtcttgcgtagttagtgtgtagtgttgtggatagttttgtgttgtgtgtcagaacaatcaggttactgctgtctccaggtagagaacaggagtgatacacctgctgctgtcagacctgcaggaatCAGggtgtgatgttctcctttatagtggacagaaatatttggagtggcacaaataatttgtgtggcctCTTATTGAAtgtagaacagctgattgttctgtaaatagtttgaaatggttattaaaaaaaaggggtaaaaggtaaatggctgcaaataactttgttgtttgcaaaacttgtgcatatgattttaaaattgacaatttatatttgcatttaaagttatgaaatatgattcattaaacatgtttgtggttgtaaaaaaatataactttttttctactctgattttatgttatttgtctgattttagatcaattgtgttaatacagtatgtcaaaatgaaaacataactgtaaactcagacatgtgaggttatgctgaaaaggatgataccaaacaaggcaaagtaaatagtttttaaaggtgaaatgtagagggaaaatcaaaagtagtgaaaaatggccaattctaccctggaccccacagggttaaacatttttttaaagtaacgcaatagttacttttcaagtaattaattacttttagaatcttgtaactcagttactaactcagttacttttttgaagaagtaactagtaactataattaattactttttcaaagtaacttgcccaacactggttattgGTTGATTCTAAGTGATTCTAATTCCAATGTGGCATCATGTCCTTTTTTATTACCCAGTATGGTTTTGTAGGTCACTGGATGATTCCAGGCAGAGAGACAATTGGAGCTTTGGATTTAGGAGGAGCATCTACCCAGATTACTTTTGAGACCTCTGAAAAGGTGGAGAATGAAAGTAACACAATGGAGTTGAAGCTTTTTGGAAAAACCTACAGACTATACACCCAGAGCTTCCTGTGTTACGGCCAAGACCAGTATTTAAGGAAACTGCTGGCTCATCTCATTAAGGTACTGTTCAACAAGTTAAAAGACTCTAACTGTTAATGGCAACCATTTCAATTGTAATCATCCCTGTTATAATGATTCTGTGTCTTCTTAACAACTGAGAAGTTCAGATAGCAAGACCATATAAAACAGCATATGTAAACATGTTATTGTCTTGCTGCAGTCCTACTAAACAAAAAGGATGTTTGAAACACATCTCCATTAAACTTACTAAATGGATTAAGTTCACATTTGTTACATTTTGGGATCATATTGTTACATTCTTGCTAAGATAGAGATGAAAGCTTGCCATAAAGATTGGACAGGAGAACTGCTAGCTTGTTAACCAAATTAAATTACCAGTCTTTACCAGTTTTAGGAAAATCAGAGTTGTTGCTATGAGGAACCTTAGAACAATGCAGTATCTGTGTTATGGATGGCTTTTATATGGTGAAATgatctttgtaaaaaaaaattattaaaaaatgttttctaataaaattttaatcttcTAACTTTAAGGATAACTATCAAAACAGCACAGTGTTCCACCCCTGCTATCCAAAGCAGTTCACCGAAAGTGTCATCCTGGGGAAGGACGTCTTTGATTCTCCGTGTACTGTGGACTCCAAACCAGACAAGATTGACCTGAAACTGAATGTAAAAGTTGTGGGCACAGGAGACTACCAAAACTGCTTAGAGAATGTAAAGAAGATGTTCTCCTTTGAGAATTGCAAATACTCCAAGTGCTCCTTTAATGGAGTCTTTCAGCCCAGCTTGAGAGGAAGATTCATGGTGAGAAGCTTTTAGATGTTGTCTAAAATATCCTATATTGAGGCAAAAAAGCATAGAAGCATAACGTAGACTCAATTTTGGGTATCATTTTTAATTCTTTGCTCTTGGATTGCTCATTGTATTGATTAcagtgagtttttttttttagttcttaCGTTCTAATTCTACTGTTTTTCCCGCACAATTATTAGCATTCATAATTCATAGAAAAGAAGtatgaatgtgatgctgaataGCTTCCTCCTGCTCTCTGATGGAGTGGCAACCTATCCAGCATGTACCctgcctcttttctgttttcaacTAGGATAATCTCAATGATCCCCTGGAACCCTCCATCCAAACAACTTCACAAAGcactgttaaaataataaacaggtttattttttagattgTTAAAGTAAAATTGCTATCTTTGAATCGGAGGTTAAGAGACAGAGATAATACATGCTGTCCAATGGCAGACACACTGTCAACAGAAAACATgcccacagacagacacacacaaacacagacgggaaagaaaagaaagaaagtcagTGGTAGTATGGTAGTAATTGCATCAAACAGCTATGCAACCAGAACCTGGAATGTTcattagagcagcggtccccaaccttttttgcgccacggaccggtttatggcCGACAATATTTTcgcggaccggcctttaaggtgtcgcggataaatacaacaaaataaaactagtacggTACccgaaaaaagaagatttattcataacacacgtgaaaagacccaggaaaaccgagttaacgataaaaacgataataaaataacgctgaaaaccgataaaaaccctgaaaaccatacatttcacacctgagcctcaactctcgcggcccggtaccaaacgactcacggaccggtaccggtccgaggcccgggggttggggaccgctgcattAGAGAACAACCCACAACTTTAAAGATATGGAACGAGTGAATTGCTTCCTATGTGGACACAGTTTGAAACCTTCCAGGAGTTCTACACTGAAATCGTCATGTGTATGAAAGCTCTCTGGTTGATATTTTGAATCCCTTATGCACACTTTCTGCAATTTTTGCCTAAGAGACttactcacacacaaacagttatACGGACAAGCATACAAGACTTAAAGAGCTGGAATGTTTCAAGAAAACGTTTGGATAAAATCACAGGAATCCAGCATTCACTTTATTACATATCAGTCACTCTGTCGCTGCTATTGACTATGTTGCCTCTATTCCATGTCCATGTTCCCCTTTTTCtgtgtaatatttttttctcagtgCAATATTCTGGCAGATGTGCAATTACCATCCCCATCCTAAATGACCAATGACCTCCCTTCCACCCTTATCTATATATTATATTACTGACCTTGTACACGCACCCACAATGTTTCTGTGACTCATACACCatgtatatatagagagagaatattatatattagtTAGATATATATTCTTATttgtatattgttttctttactttttttaaaaatatacttttGCATTTTGTGGTCTTGCTACCTAATTTCGATGTGCAAGAAACtatacaatgacaataaaaaagttCTAAGTTCAGATACAACACCTCTTTTACCAGTGAAATGTGGGCCCACTGGTGGACGATGAAGGTACTGTAGGTGCGCCGCAGTAATAACAGAAGATAAATCTGAAATTACTCACAAGCATatacaattaaatatttaaataaatgtatttatctaTATGAAATTAATTAAACTGGTAATATGAGGTGATTAGTTTGCAATATGGCTTATTACTCTGACCTAAATATATGGCtcttgttttgaagtttgtGCCCTAGTGGTTGGCTCGGTCCCACATTGGCCTTAATACTGATTTATGCATATGACTGGATAGCATTAACAATTAATAGCCAACAGCCTGTGTCCCTTAtgttttttaatggattttatTCAAGAAAATACATCACTTTCTACTGGATTAGGGTGAAGACTTAAGATTTAGTGCGCCCTATGAGATTTTTGTGGGGGGGGTTTAAGTGGGCCGCAGCAATCTTGACTTTGGGAATGACCAGGTTTTTAATCTTGATAAAGCAGTAGACGTCAGTGAAGTCAGTAGTCAGTATTCCCTCAGTTCCAGGTCAATAATAGTGCAGTATGCTCTTCACTGAATGAGCACTATTTTTTGCTTTCTGATATCCTTTcttctttacacacacacacacacacacacacacacacacacacacacacacacacgcacccacacacactcccacataCATTGATTGATTGATGATTGAAAATACTCCTAAACACTAAAAATGGAATGCATTACAGGCATTTGTATCAGGACCTAATGAATTGTACTAATGCTTCCTTCGTGGTTACAGGTCACATTTTTAATTCTGTCTTCAAAAACAGATGGGGGATACTTAAACTTCATCCATTGCACTATTCTTTCTTCTCCACAGGCATTCTCTGCTTTCTACTTCACTCACAAATACATCTCTACCCTCACCAACATGGATATGACGTCTCCTAATCAAACTGCAGAGGCTGTCCAGCGCGTCTGCAGCATGAGCATCTCTGAGGTACTGTCCATAAAGACTTTGAGACGTGTTGATCCTCACCATGTTACTCTAAGGCTCTAAAGTGACTGTCGACATATATCTACATATATTATCTATTATATATCTATCAATATCTCTGTTTCTGCACTTGTTTTTTATGAGTGCTTGATGTTTGTTGTATATTTCCGGCTTTGACAACTCAATTTCTCTCTGGGATTGATAAAATCTCTCTGATTCCGATGAGCTTTAAATAACATAATACAAAACCTCACACATTGTATTTTTACTTATAGATGACGAATAGGACAAAGCAGGATAAGAAATACATGAAGAATGTCTGTGCCGTCTCCAATTTCGTCCAGGTGCTCTTAACACAGGGCTACCATTTTGATGAGGTTTTCCTTCCTTCtatttcttttgaaaaaaaggtgagaggtgaaacgaaATGATTTGCTGGAATTTAGAAACTGATAGAATCCACAATATGATGTGATATCACTGCACCTCTTCTTGTGTTTCTGTAGGCCGGAGGAGCATCTGTAGGCTGGGCTTTGGGTTACATGCTAAACCTCACCAATCTAGTTCCAGCCGAAAATCCTGTAGTGATGAAGGCCCTGCCCATAGGGCCCTGGAAAGGCATCCTCTTCTTCTCCATCATCCTTATCTTCTTTGCACTGGGATACCTTCTCTTTgtctacagaaaaacaaaggctAATGAAGGAATGGTTTGAGAGCAAGGATAGCCAAGTTGAAGTAAATTTCTCTCAGGCAAAAAACCTTCAGTAAACACCTTTTTAATTTTGGCTTTTTATATTATGTAGcgaaaatcatttttaaagtaaagctTACAAGTTTTGCTTTAGATTCACAAATTTCAGTAAATGTTCAGCTTACTCATGTCAGTGTGcacaaaatccaaaataaatgggattgttttttaaatgttccaGACTCAATGTGCAATACAATACCACTTGTGATTAACTTGTCATTATTTAGCACTTTTCTAGTTTGAATGAGCACTGCAAGTAGCTTTTACTACAAGCTATAGTACATAacccatttacacacacattcaggcAGTCTATGAATGCATTTTCTATCACACACTCATACTACCTCTGAACAAATCAGGGACAACTTAAGGTTCAATATAGAACTGTGGCATACATACTCTAAGACAGATgtgttatccatccatccatccattcgcttccgcttatccttttcagggtcgcggggggcgctggagcctatcccagctgtcatagggcgagaggcggggtacaccctggataggtcgccagtctgtcgcagggccaacacacagggacagacaatcattcacactcactcgcacattcacacctagtgacaatttcgattatccaattaacctatccccacaagctgcatgtctttggacggtgggaagAAGCCGGAGTGCCCgtagggaacccacgcaaacacggggagaacatgcaaactccacacagaaagaccctggcctgatggtggaattgaactcaggaccttcttgctgtgcggcaacagtgctaaccaccgtgccaccgacTGATGTGTTatgtttaaattttttaaaaaaaaaagttgttagtTGTTTTGATGTTGTAAATCTTTTCGAATATGTTCAAACTTTTTTGTATGAGTCTGCAAACGTACTTTTTGATTTCTAGTTAAGCATTTTAAAATGGCTTTATATGAgactttaaataaaactttaaatgtatttttccgAGGTAATTATACTTCTACCACGATCTTTGCCACAATTGAATCCTCCCCTGTATTTCAATTGAGAAGTTTGTGAGTACGGCGAATTTACGGTGGAGCAAAGGGAGTTTGAAATAGAGCAGACAGCGTCAGCTGAGTTCACcgcgaaaaaaaaaaacacagtatgaaaagcagagacagtaaaacacttttttaacaCTCGGTTTTACATCAGCTCTTTGTACGTTATGACTTCGCGCTTCTCCGCAGCTTGCAATCGAACCCCTTGATGCTCGCCCTTTTACCGCAGAGCACGCTGGAACGTTTCATCGCGGATGTTTCTGGCGGAGTGTTTACAAAGTTGCAACACAGGAAGCTCTCAAAAAGGCGAATGTGTTGTTTTCTGCAGAAGGAACTTACTTTTGTTGACTAAACTCCCGTCAGAAGACATCATTTGGACTTAGATCATTTAATTGATGCTtaaactgaaagcaaaatgTTCGCGGGGCTGCCTGAGCTTGGTATATCCAACGGAGAGGATCTTAAAGAAACTCTCACTAACTGCACAGAGCCACTGAAAGCCATCGATCAGTTTCAGGTAACACCCAACAGCTTAGTGCCTCGAGTGATAGAGTGTACATTTCGACTAACGGTAAATAAGCGTTCCCGGATTGATAAACAAACGATAACGTATGTTCTTAACCATCCAAAGCTAGTCACCGTTCTCCGTTGTTTCCTACTAAGCtattttcatcactgttgtagcaataaacaacaacaaaacaacacagattGCAAAAAGAGAAAGTGGGAGAAATGGTCAATGAAATTTGCTCTCCACTTCAAGTTCATATTTTTGAGCTAATATCCTGCATTTAAAACTAATCAAAATGCAGGATATTCATCGCCTTCTCACCCTTTATTCCGATCTCTCCCGCTAGATCTGTGAAAGCAGGAGAGAGGATTGGAGATGGCAGACAATCTTTGAGCGTAATCTCACAATGCACAGAACGTGTGCCGTTCTGTTGTGGTGTTCGTTTGTGGTGTGtttggagtgttttttttttttacctccaactaccaacctctgtatattttatatattttattttattgtttactctatttaatttgtaaaatatgtatacacacacacacacacacacacacacgtagaaaaacatatttagtatacacatccagtaatgcatatactcttatatattgtacatatatttattactttcagatttagccattcttatattttgcttgttttacgttattgtatttttgcacaactctgttgcttgtgaagctcgcacacaagaatttcattcgcatgtactgtaccagtgtacctgcacatgtgacgtgacaataaaagtgat
It includes:
- the LOC116328106 gene encoding ectonucleoside triphosphate diphosphohydrolase 2-like — translated: MGLRCSQTVPAVVLIVVAVVGILLLVLPAKEMALPPDNMYGIVLDAGSSHTSMYIYKWPADKQNNTGIVTQHNECHVEGGGISSYADNPSGAAKSLEKCLEQALTYIPKFRHHQTPLCLGATAGMRLLSITNATKSQRVMKEVENKLQSYPFKFKESIILSGQAEGVFGWVTVNYLLENFVKYGFVGHWMIPGRETIGALDLGGASTQITFETSEKVENESNTMELKLFGKTYRLYTQSFLCYGQDQYLRKLLAHLIKDNYQNSTVFHPCYPKQFTESVILGKDVFDSPCTVDSKPDKIDLKLNVKVVGTGDYQNCLENVKKMFSFENCKYSKCSFNGVFQPSLRGRFMAFSAFYFTHKYISTLTNMDMTSPNQTAEAVQRVCSMSISEMTNRTKQDKKYMKNVCAVSNFVQVLLTQGYHFDEVFLPSISFEKKAGGASVGWALGYMLNLTNLVPAENPVVMKALPIGPWKGILFFSIILIFFALGYLLFVYRKTKANEGMV